In Polaribacter sp. Hel_I_88, the following proteins share a genomic window:
- a CDS encoding SdrD B-like domain-containing protein, producing the protein MKKITHNQTKKFGFFTQVKSLNIKSLCTALLITILSTTGVYSQNTSTATGKISIRENSNTSAKSNAKTNYEDFSSLNAFTTSSRTNVCSPESSLLITEESTWGISRSTINNSGSPSFCLSLNDEAPKEDDVFNTTLSPSADITFNNSNLSNSQIINSVQKVLSVMKHNNFAPSSAPSSLTDNFYKAIAVAVWHYTDNLNTTNYNYSWTGANGNSYNVNNLKQWVSNGTLQTADAIWLLPENNSRQPEVLLNENTSSNCCPTPPSITTSTNAATSNNNGEIILEAASGAQYYGISSLNASSYNGPTTIATANAIPNSLPSTILSNAPQNGGTYIVRAFTNIDGCFTDYTISVPASSNCSISKNHQGGCWSTEIVSVLSNNNKFDVEILVTYIGSNSCKELSHFSVEADNNSFSNVDWEKVSGDVDGKIKTSLGNNDPFDGFKLDDIEDIGDGEAGSFKMTYTLNYLQDQRFLAKAGNDYSQIASFSTSDFQQVMNCQTPPCDTADNTTSSASITENETKTLTASPAGGTWSIVSGGGTINGNTYTPADINGDTNVTIRYTIAAYGSCAATTDDVTFSVKVLQSVTVSKTDVTCYGLDDGSITFNFDDATSRTFIEFSLDGGSTYQNSVSDASGSVTYPNLEPGTYDVWVRWGNGDFPRDLGADITISEPAEIVVNNTTSGASISENQTKTLSATPAGGTFSIVSGGGTINGNEYVPGNINTNTSVKIRYTVPANGNCSAISDDVTFTVTPICLTANNTTSTASITEGETKTLTGAPNGGTWSIVSGGGSISGTTYTPDNINTATTVVIRYTIAADGDCAATTDDVTFTVTPICDVVADNTTSTASINEDETKTLSATPAGGTWSIVSGGGTINGTTYTPDDINTNTTVVIRYTIAADGDCAATTDDVTFTVTPVCDVVADNTTSTASITEGETKTLSGAPNGGTWSIVSGGGSISGSTYTPDDINTNTTVVIRYTIAADGDCAATSDDVTFTVTPVCDVVADNTTSTASINEDETKTLSATPAGGTWSIVSGGGSISGTTYTPDNINTATTVVIRYTIAADGDCAATTDDVTFTVTPICDVVADNTTSTASINEDETKTLSATPAGGTWSIVSGGGTINGTTYTPDDINTNTTVVIRYTIAADGDCAATSDDVTFTVTPVCDVVADNTTSTASINEDETKTLSATPAGGTWSIVSGGGTINGTTYTPDNINTDTTIVIRYTIAADGDCAATSDDITFTVTPVCDVVADNTTSTASINEDETKTLSATPAGGTWSIVSGGGTINGTTYTPDDINTNTTVVIRYTIAADGDCAATTDDVTFTVTPVCDVVADNTTSTASITEGETKTLSGAPNGGTWSIVSGGGSISGSTYTPDDINTNTTVVIRYTIAADGDCAATSDDVTFTVTPVCDVVADNTTSTASINEDETKTLSATPAGGTWSIVSGGGTINGTTYTPDNINTDTTIVIRYTIAADGDCAATSDDITFTVTPVCDVVADNTTSTASITEGQTKTLTGAPNGGTWSIVSGGGTINGTTYTPADINTGTTVVIRYTIAADGDCAATSDDITFTVTPVCDVVADNTTSTASINEGETKTLTGAPNGGTWSIFSGGGSISGTTYTPDNINTATTVVIRYTIAADGDCAATTDDVTFTVTPICDVVADNTTSTASITEGQTKTLTGAPNGGTWSIVSGGGTINGTTYTPADINTDTTVVIRYTIAADGDCAATTDDVTFTVTPVCDVVADNTTSTASITENETKTLTGAPNGGTWSIVSGGGSISGTTYTPADINTDTSVVIRYTIAADGDCAETSDDVTFTVAPVCDVVADNTTSNASITEGQTKTLSGAPAGGTFSIVSGGGTINGTTYSPSDINTNTTVVIRYTIAADGDCAATTDDVTFTVTPVCNVVADNTTSTASITENETKTLTGAPNGGIWSIVSGGGSISGTTYTPADINTDTSVVIRYTIAADGDCAATSDDVTFTVTPVCDVVADNTTSDASITEGETKTLTGAPNGGTWSIVSGGGTINGTTYSSADINTDTTVVIRYTIAADGDCAATSDDVTFTVTPVCDVVADNTTSTTSITEGETKTLTGAPNGGTWSIVSGGGTINGTTYTPDDINTNTTVVIRYTIAADGDCAATTDDVTFTVTPVCDVVADNTTSTASITEGETKTLSGAPNGGTWSIVSGGGSISGTTYTPADINTDTSVVIRYTIAADGDCAATTDDVTFTVTPVCNVVADNTTSTASITEGETKTLTGAPNGGTWSIVSGGGTINGTTYTPADINTDTSVVIRYTIAADGDCAATTDDVTFTVTPVATADPCTVGAIVGTPTANDPDGDGINNECDLDDDNDGILDINEGCFIKTNDVSNFNINKSTHTASLNSASNGFGIDFRRLDNSFSITVNGTPLFSNEIELASAFSSIPQTIRFADGTRHGANGIPQIWSMGTANAATPLIRLIVNPNGSVQFYGSKTLNGPLRLMVLANGLTVNPIVWNATNSIKIDQVQNGQTLAIGSIYGYNNTCLDTDNDGIPNSQDLDSDGDGCLDVVESGGVDANNDGILDGNAVDANGLITNGSGGYNGANGNEYKAHQTSIITAPANQTITEGQSATFSVIGSAEQATSYNAGNPVYGTPGNANAGIIYKWYLGNPNNGGTLLTNNGIYSNTNTANLSISDVTGLNGNQYYVVLTHTSNTCISITSAATLTVTSSGLGSIGDTVWFDTDGDGIKDAGENGLGGATVTLDPGTPGNTADDVTTTTDANGNYLFDDLPVGVYTITVDLSTVTSGIPSGKTIADLIPIFDADGVGTPNTSTISLPTGMNNLDQDFGYGISSGGVNTGNDGGIESESLGDALTKLYVGRKKNSVPTEFVKSAANLYNKSKMKSVQPYQGKGQTMLDMFPAELVPGNVANITSPTDILDITTADEVLAVDFSLDGETKGVVLGIKTSDKVYNHTKASCDRLRGAEILNIQTVQVNGYNFLMQGIKQRNGVVEYAISFATAKNNNDTNYTIQTNWYVNDYTKFNDVYNFQVWSTKPADTQKLVADILENLNSFIPVNQTEIQKVPETYASKIYRDKAELVVMLRSTEEGQTAEVSMVELYSETANNIKYRNNSLSTEIQQSLRLDIADGYEYDGLVKVENEVEDAFYHADGNWGLDFDKRYTEIKNYFVWNNFDREYKDDEYAINRDVEVQATSDYDYLTVYKSLLPGTISADYSEYNYVAFTAKGSGLMELGLIKSSVQDWKAQYRVMVDFSEEEQTYYVPFDIFASSATQDKLTAEDLTTLTFTFLPVEANTTELDLKISDVRFAKTAVEGQIVNKIEKFNNEFMAYPNPSQGNVNLLLFSETATEATVTLSDITGKIIYSQKATLNAGKNELEFNFKVKTGVMLLNVTSPETNYGTTKVLFR; encoded by the coding sequence ATGAAAAAAATTACACACAACCAAACGAAGAAATTTGGTTTTTTTACTCAAGTAAAATCACTGAATATTAAAAGCTTATGTACTGCTTTATTGATTACTATTTTAAGTACAACTGGTGTTTATTCACAAAACACATCAACTGCTACTGGTAAAATTAGTATTCGAGAAAACAGCAATACTTCAGCCAAATCAAACGCAAAAACCAACTACGAAGATTTTTCGAGTTTAAACGCTTTCACAACTTCAAGTAGAACAAATGTTTGTTCTCCAGAAAGCTCTTTACTTATAACCGAAGAAAGTACTTGGGGTATCTCTAGGTCTACAATCAACAATAGTGGGTCACCATCTTTTTGTTTAAGCTTGAATGATGAAGCTCCAAAAGAAGATGATGTATTTAACACAACATTAAGTCCATCAGCAGATATTACTTTTAATAACAGCAACCTAAGTAATTCTCAAATTATAAATAGTGTGCAAAAAGTGCTTTCTGTAATGAAGCACAATAACTTTGCACCTAGCTCTGCACCTTCTTCACTTACTGATAATTTTTATAAAGCAATAGCGGTTGCAGTTTGGCATTATACAGATAATTTAAATACAACAAACTATAATTATTCATGGACTGGTGCCAATGGTAACAGCTATAATGTAAATAATTTAAAGCAATGGGTTAGTAATGGAACTTTGCAAACTGCTGATGCAATATGGTTACTTCCAGAAAATAATAGTAGACAACCAGAAGTATTGTTAAACGAGAATACTTCTTCTAACTGTTGTCCTACTCCACCATCAATTACGACTAGCACAAATGCAGCAACTTCAAATAATAATGGCGAAATTATTTTAGAAGCTGCTTCTGGCGCTCAATATTATGGTATTAGTTCTTTAAACGCATCTAGTTATAATGGTCCAACAACCATTGCAACAGCAAATGCAATTCCAAATTCTTTACCATCTACAATACTTTCAAACGCTCCACAAAATGGTGGAACATATATAGTAAGAGCATTTACCAATATTGATGGTTGTTTTACAGATTATACGATTAGTGTTCCTGCAAGTTCAAATTGTTCAATTTCAAAAAATCATCAAGGTGGTTGTTGGAGTACAGAAATAGTTTCAGTTTTATCAAACAACAATAAATTTGATGTTGAAATTTTAGTGACTTATATTGGATCAAATTCATGTAAAGAATTAAGTCACTTCTCTGTTGAAGCAGATAACAATTCTTTTTCTAATGTAGACTGGGAAAAAGTTTCAGGAGATGTTGATGGAAAAATAAAAACATCTTTAGGGAATAATGACCCTTTTGATGGTTTTAAATTAGATGATATAGAAGATATAGGTGATGGAGAAGCTGGTTCATTTAAAATGACATATACGCTTAACTACTTACAAGACCAAAGGTTTTTAGCAAAAGCTGGTAATGATTATTCTCAAATTGCTTCATTTTCAACATCTGATTTTCAACAGGTAATGAATTGTCAAACACCTCCTTGTGATACTGCAGACAATACTACATCTTCTGCTTCAATAACAGAAAATGAAACAAAAACATTAACAGCTTCACCTGCTGGAGGAACTTGGTCAATCGTTTCTGGAGGTGGAACCATAAACGGAAATACATACACTCCAGCAGACATTAATGGAGATACAAATGTTACTATTAGATATACAATTGCTGCTTACGGTTCTTGTGCAGCTACAACTGACGATGTTACTTTTTCAGTAAAAGTGTTACAATCTGTTACAGTTTCTAAAACAGATGTTACTTGTTATGGTTTAGACGATGGTAGCATTACATTTAATTTTGATGATGCTACTTCAAGAACATTTATAGAATTTAGTTTAGATGGTGGAAGCACTTATCAAAATAGTGTTTCAGATGCGTCAGGAAGTGTTACTTATCCAAATTTAGAACCAGGAACATATGATGTTTGGGTTAGATGGGGTAATGGAGATTTCCCAAGAGATTTAGGTGCAGATATTACTATTTCAGAACCTGCTGAAATAGTTGTAAACAATACAACTTCTGGAGCTTCAATTTCAGAAAATCAAACAAAAACATTAAGTGCAACTCCAGCAGGTGGAACTTTTTCTATAGTTTCAGGTGGTGGAACAATTAATGGAAATGAATATGTACCTGGAAACATTAATACAAATACTTCTGTAAAAATAAGATATACTGTTCCAGCAAACGGAAATTGTAGTGCTATTTCAGATGATGTAACGTTTACAGTTACACCTATTTGTTTAACAGCAAATAATACAACATCAACAGCTTCAATAACAGAAGGTGAAACTAAAACATTAACTGGTGCTCCAAATGGAGGAACTTGGTCAATCGTTTCTGGTGGAGGTTCTATTTCTGGAACAACATATACTCCAGATAACATCAACACTGCTACAACTGTTGTAATTCGTTACACAATTGCTGCTGATGGAGATTGTGCTGCTACAACTGACGATGTTACTTTTACTGTAACTCCTATTTGTGATGTAGTTGCTGATAATACAACATCTACTGCTTCAATTAATGAAGATGAAACTAAAACATTAAGTGCAACTCCTGCTGGAGGAACTTGGTCAATCGTTTCTGGTGGAGGAACTATCAATGGAACAACATATACTCCAGATGATATCAACACAAACACAACTGTAGTAATCAGATATACAATTGCTGCTGATGGTGATTGTGCTGCAACAACAGATGATGTTACTTTTACTGTAACTCCAGTTTGTGATGTAGTTGCTGACAATACAACTTCAACTGCTTCAATTACTGAAGGAGAAACAAAGACATTATCAGGTGCTCCAAATGGAGGAACTTGGTCAATCGTTTCTGGTGGTGGTTCAATCTCTGGTTCAACATATACTCCAGATGATATCAACACAAACACAACTGTTGTAATTCGTTATACAATTGCTGCTGATGGAGATTGTGCTGCAACTTCAGACGATGTTACCTTTACTGTAACTCCTGTTTGTGATGTGGTTGCTGATAATACAACTTCTACTGCTTCAATTAATGAAGATGAAACTAAAACATTAAGTGCAACTCCTGCTGGAGGAACTTGGTCAATCGTTTCTGGTGGAGGTTCTATTTCTGGAACAACATATACTCCAGATAACATCAACACTGCTACAACTGTTGTAATTCGTTACACAATTGCTGCTGATGGAGATTGTGCTGCTACAACTGACGATGTTACTTTTACTGTAACTCCTATTTGTGATGTAGTTGCTGATAATACAACATCTACTGCTTCAATTAATGAAGATGAAACTAAAACATTAAGTGCAACTCCTGCTGGAGGAACTTGGTCAATCGTTTCTGGTGGAGGAACTATCAATGGAACAACATATACTCCAGATGATATCAACACAAACACAACTGTAGTAATCAGATATACAATTGCTGCTGATGGAGATTGTGCTGCAACTTCAGACGATGTTACCTTTACTGTAACTCCTGTTTGTGATGTGGTTGCTGATAATACAACTTCTACTGCTTCAATTAATGAAGATGAAACTAAAACATTAAGTGCAACTCCTGCTGGAGGAACTTGGTCAATCGTTTCTGGTGGAGGAACTATCAATGGAACAACTTATACTCCTGATAATATCAATACTGATACAACAATCGTAATTAGATATACAATTGCTGCAGATGGAGATTGTGCTGCAACTTCTGATGATATTACGTTTACTGTAACGCCTGTTTGTGATGTAGTTGCTGATAATACAACATCTACTGCTTCAATTAATGAAGATGAAACTAAAACATTAAGTGCAACTCCTGCTGGAGGAACTTGGTCAATCGTTTCTGGTGGAGGAACTATCAATGGAACAACATATACTCCAGATGATATCAACACAAACACAACTGTAGTAATCAGATATACAATTGCTGCTGATGGTGATTGTGCTGCAACAACAGACGATGTTACTTTTACTGTAACTCCAGTTTGTGATGTAGTTGCTGACAATACAACTTCAACTGCTTCAATTACTGAAGGAGAAACAAAGACATTATCAGGTGCTCCAAATGGAGGAACTTGGTCAATCGTTTCTGGTGGTGGTTCAATCTCTGGTTCAACATATACTCCAGATGATATCAACACAAACACAACTGTTGTAATTCGTTATACAATTGCTGCTGATGGAGATTGTGCTGCAACTTCAGACGATGTTACCTTTACTGTAACTCCTGTTTGTGATGTGGTTGCTGATAATACAACTTCTACTGCTTCAATTAATGAAGATGAAACTAAAACATTAAGTGCAACTCCTGCTGGAGGAACTTGGTCAATCGTTTCTGGTGGAGGAACTATCAATGGAACAACTTATACTCCTGATAATATCAATACTGATACAACAATCGTAATTAGATATACAATTGCTGCAGATGGAGATTGTGCTGCAACTTCTGATGATATTACGTTTACTGTAACGCCTGTTTGTGATGTAGTTGCTGATAATACAACTTCAACTGCTTCAATTACTGAAGGACAAACTAAAACATTAACTGGAGCTCCAAATGGAGGAACTTGGTCAATCGTTTCTGGAGGTGGAACTATCAATGGAACAACATATACTCCAGCTGATATCAATACTGGAACAACTGTTGTAATTCGTTACACAATTGCTGCTGATGGTGATTGTGCTGCAACTTCTGATGATATTACGTTTACTGTAACGCCTGTTTGTGATGTGGTTGCAGACAATACAACTTCAACTGCTTCAATCAACGAAGGTGAAACTAAAACATTAACTGGTGCTCCAAATGGAGGAACTTGGTCAATCTTTTCTGGTGGAGGTTCTATTTCTGGAACAACATATACTCCAGATAACATCAACACTGCTACAACTGTTGTAATTCGTTACACAATTGCTGCTGATGGAGATTGTGCTGCTACAACTGACGATGTTACTTTTACTGTAACTCCTATTTGTGATGTAGTTGCTGATAATACAACATCAACAGCTTCAATTACTGAAGGACAAACAAAAACTTTAACTGGTGCTCCAAATGGAGGAACTTGGTCAATCGTTTCTGGTGGAGGAACTATCAATGGAACAACATATACTCCAGCTGATATCAACACTGATACTACAGTTGTAATTCGTTATACAATTGCTGCAGATGGAGATTGTGCTGCAACAACTGACGATGTTACATTTACTGTAACTCCTGTTTGTGATGTAGTTGCTGATAATACAACATCAACAGCTTCAATAACTGAAAATGAAACTAAAACATTAACTGGGGCTCCAAATGGAGGAACTTGGTCAATCGTTTCTGGTGGAGGTTCTATTTCTGGAACAACTTATACACCAGCCGATATCAATACTGATACTAGTGTTGTAATTCGTTATACAATCGCTGCTGATGGAGATTGTGCTGAAACTTCAGACGATGTTACTTTTACAGTAGCGCCTGTTTGTGATGTCGTTGCTGATAATACAACTTCAAATGCTTCTATCACTGAAGGACAAACAAAAACATTAAGTGGTGCTCCTGCTGGTGGAACATTCTCAATCGTTTCTGGTGGTGGAACTATCAACGGGACAACGTATTCTCCATCTGATATCAATACTAATACAACTGTTGTAATTCGTTACACAATTGCTGCTGATGGAGATTGTGCTGCAACAACTGACGATGTCACATTTACTGTAACTCCAGTGTGTAATGTAGTTGCTGACAATACAACTTCTACTGCTTCAATTACTGAAAATGAAACAAAAACATTAACTGGTGCTCCAAATGGAGGAATTTGGTCAATCGTTTCTGGTGGAGGTTCTATTTCTGGAACAACTTATACACCAGCCGATATCAATACTGATACTAGTGTTGTAATTCGTTATACAATTGCTGCTGATGGAGACTGTGCTGCAACAAGTGATGATGTTACTTTTACTGTTACTCCTGTTTGTGATGTAGTTGCAGACAATACAACTTCAGATGCTTCAATTACTGAAGGTGAAACTAAAACATTAACTGGTGCTCCAAATGGTGGAACTTGGTCAATCGTTTCTGGTGGTGGAACTATCAATGGAACAACATATTCTTCAGCTGATATCAACACTGATACTACTGTTGTAATTCGTTACACAATTGCTGCAGATGGAGATTGTGCTGCAACAAGTGATGATGTTACTTTTACAGTAACTCCAGTGTGTGATGTAGTTGCTGACAATACAACTTCAACTACCTCTATTACAGAAGGTGAAACTAAAACGTTAACAGGTGCTCCAAATGGAGGAACTTGGTCAATCGTTTCTGGTGGAGGAACTATCAATGGAACAACATATACTCCAGATGATATCAATACAAACACAACTGTAGTAATTCGTTACACAATTGCTGCTGATGGAGATTGTGCTGCAACAACAGATGATGTTACTTTTACAGTAACTCCAGTTTGTGATGTAGTTGCTGATAATACAACGTCTACTGCTTCAATCACTGAAGGTGAAACAAAAACATTATCAGGTGCTCCAAATGGAGGGACTTGGTCAATCGTTTCTGGTGGAGGTTCTATTTCTGGAACAACTTATACACCAGCCGATATCAATACTGATACTAGTGTTGTAATCAGATATACAATTGCTGCAGATGGAGATTGTGCTGCTACAACTGATGATGTTACTTTTACTGTAACTCCAGTTTGTAATGTAGTTGCTGATAATACAACCTCAACTGCTTCAATTACTGAAGGTGAAACTAAAACATTAACTGGTGCTCCAAATGGAGGAACTTGGTCAATCGTTTCTGGTGGAGGAACAATCAACGGAACAACTTATACTCCAGCTGATATCAACACTGATACTAGTGTTGTAATTCGTTACACTATTGCTGCTGATGGAGACTGTGCTGCTACAACTGACGATGTTACTTTTACTGTAACTCCAGTAGCAACTGCAGATCCATGTACAGTAGGTGCAATAGTTGGGACACCAACTGCAAATGATCCTGATGGAGATGGAATAAACAACGAATGTGATTTAGATGATGATAATGATGGAATTTTAGATATAAATGAAGGATGTTTTATTAAAACAAACGATGTATCAAATTTTAACATCAACAAAAGTACACATACAGCATCTTTAAACTCAGCTTCTAACGGTTTTGGTATTGATTTTAGAAGACTAGACAATAGCTTTAGTATTACTGTAAATGGAACTCCTCTATTTTCAAATGAAATAGAGTTGGCAAGTGCTTTTAGCTCCATTCCACAAACTATTAGATTTGCTGATGGTACTAGACATGGTGCAAATGGGATTCCTCAAATTTGGTCAATGGGAACTGCTAATGCAGCTACTCCATTAATAAGGTTAATAGTGAATCCTAATGGAAGTGTACAGTTTTATGGTTCTAAAACTTTAAATGGTCCATTAAGACTTATGGTTTTAGCAAATGGATTAACTGTAAATCCAATTGTTTGGAATGCTACAAATTCAATAAAGATTGATCAAGTTCAAAATGGACAAACGCTTGCCATTGGTTCTATTTATGGATATAATAACACTTGTCTAGATACAGATAATGATGGAATTCCAAATAGCCAAGACTTAGATTCTGATGGTGATGGTTGTCTAGATGTTGTTGAATCTGGAGGTGTAGATGCTAATAATGATGGAATTTTAGATGGAAATGCTGTTGATGCTAATGGTTTGATAACTAATGGTTCTGGTGGTTATAATGGTGCAAATGGAAATGAATATAAAGCACATCAAACTTCAATCATAACTGCTCCAGCAAACCAAACAATTACAGAGGGGCAATCTGCTACTTTTAGCGTAATTGGCTCTGCTGAACAAGCTACAAGCTATAATGCTGGGAATCCAGTTTATGGAACTCCTGGAAACGCAAATGCAGGTATTATTTATAAATGGTATTTAGGAAACCCAAATAATGGTGGAACTTTATTAACCAATAATGGAATTTATTCTAATACAAATACTGCTAACTTATCTATTTCAGATGTTACAGGTTTAAACGGAAATCAATATTATGTAGTTCTAACTCACACTAGTAATACTTGTATATCAATAACTAGCGCAGCTACTTTAACTGTAACTTCGTCTGGTTTAGGTTCTATTGGCGATACAGTTTGGTTTGATACAGATGGAGATGGAATTAAAGATGCAGGCGAAAACGGATTAGGAGGAGCAACAGTAACTTTAGATCCAGGAACACCAGGAAACACAGCAGATGATGTAACAACGACTACAGATGCAAATGGAAATTATTTATTTGATGATTTACCAGTAGGAGTTTATACAATTACAGTGGATTTAAGTACTGTAACTTCAGGGATTCCATCAGGAAAAACAATAGCGGATTTAATTCCAATATTTGATGCAGATGGCGTTGGTACACCAAATACAAGTACAATTTCTTTACCAACTGGTATGAATAATTTAGATCAAGATTTTGGTTATGGTATTTCTTCAGGAGGCGTAAATACAGGAAATGATGGAGGAATCGAGTCAGAATCTTTAGGAGATGCTTTAACGAAGTTGTATGTAGGTAGAAAGAAAAATTCAGTACCAACAGAATTTGTAAAATCAGCAGCCAACTTGTATAACAAATCTAAAATGAAGTCTGTACAACCTTATCAAGGAAAAGGACAAACGATGTTAGATATGTTTCCAGCAGAACTAGTTCCAGGAAATGTAGCCAATATAACATCGCCAACAGATATTTTAGATATCACCACAGCAGATGAGGTATTAGCAGTAGATTTCTCTTTAGATGGCGAAACAAAAGGAGTTGTTTTAGGTATTAAAACTTCAGATAAGGTTTACAACCATACCAAAGCATCTTGTGATCGTTTAAGAGGAGCAGAAATTTTAAATATTCAGACTGTACAGGTAAATGGCTATAATTTCTTAATGCAAGGAATTAAGCAAAGAAATGGAGTTGTAGAATACGCAATTTCTTTTGCAACAGCCAAAAACAATAACGATACAAACTATACGATTCAAACAAACTGGTATGTTAATGACTATACCAAGTTTAACGATGTTTATAACTTCCAAGTATGGTCTACAAAGCCAGCAGATACTCAAAAGTTAGTAGCGGATATTTTAGAGAATTTAAATTCTTTTATTCCTGTGAATCAAACAGAAATTCAGAAAGTTCCAGAAACATATGCTTCTAAAATCTATAGAGATAAAGCTGAATTAGTAGTAATGTTAAGAAGTACAGAAGAAGGACAAACTGCAGAAGTATCTATGGTAGAATTGTATTCTGAAACAGCAAACAATATCAAATACAGAAATAATTCTTTAAGCACAGAGATTCAACAAAGTTTACGATTAGATATCGCAGATGGCTATGAATATGATGGATTGGTAAAAGTAGAAAATGAAGTAGAAGATGCTTTTTATCATGCAGATGGAAACTGGGGCTTAGATTTTGATAAGCGTTATACAGAAATTAAAAACTACTTTGTATGGAATAATTTTGATAGAGAGTATAAAGATGATGAATATGCTATTAACAGAGATGTTGAAGTACAAGCAACAAGTGATTATGATTACTTAACCGTATATAAATCATTATTACCTGGAACTATTTCAGCAGATTACTCTGAGTATAACTATGTAGCTTTTACAGCAAAAGGATCAGGATTGATGGAATTAGGTTTAATCAAATCATCTGTACAAGATTGGAAAGCACAGTATAGAGTTATGGTAGATTTTTCTGAAGAAGAGCAAACATATTACGTTCCTTTTGATATATTTGCATCAAGTGCAACGCAAGATAAATTAACAGCAGAAGATTTAACAACCCTAACGTTCACCTTTTTACCAGTAGAAGCAAACACGACAGAGTTAGATTTAAAGATCTCTGATGTTCGTTTTGCAAAAACAGCAGTAGAAGGACAGATTGTAAACAAGATAGAGAAGTTTAACAATGAGTTTATGGCTTATCCAAACCCATCTCAAGGAAATGTAAACTTGTTATTATTCAGTGAAACAGCTACAGAAGCTACAGTAACTTTATCAGATATTACTGGTAAAATTATCTACAGTCAAAAAGCGACGTTAAACGCAGGTAAAAACGAGTTAGAGTTTAACTTTAAAGTAAAAACTGGAGTCATGTTATTAAATGTAACAAGCCCAGAGACTAATTATGGAACCACAAAAGTTCTATTTAGATAG